Proteins co-encoded in one Cytophaga hutchinsonii ATCC 33406 genomic window:
- a CDS encoding MbnP family protein yields MGKHLYTGIILLLVAAGACVGSKKKQGVGIKPVANVEFVCIPVVNDKPFYLDSVYVNAADESYTINNLKFFLTDIAFSRSNTPERAAHSDAAAQGVFFVDLTETKQDTATGFLQHTTSFTTQTGDYSDIRFSIGVPRALNHSDPTMAPYPLDVGNADMFWEWNSGYIFFLAEGRSPVAEDSLLHLAIGGDARIMPISFGDIFNAVPLIQVKENTLTRIYVKLDINKLFVNPDNQPYSFRLAEASVVHNGRYADLLRLNILQALEFVSVESIPLK; encoded by the coding sequence ATGGGTAAGCATTTATATACAGGAATTATATTGCTGCTTGTTGCAGCAGGCGCGTGTGTAGGCAGTAAAAAAAAGCAAGGTGTGGGGATCAAGCCCGTTGCGAACGTAGAGTTTGTGTGCATTCCGGTGGTGAACGACAAACCCTTTTATCTGGATAGTGTATATGTGAATGCAGCAGACGAATCGTATACGATTAACAATCTGAAATTTTTCCTTACTGATATTGCCTTCTCCCGTTCCAATACACCTGAGCGGGCGGCTCATTCCGATGCGGCCGCACAGGGTGTTTTTTTTGTAGATCTTACTGAAACAAAACAGGATACAGCAACCGGTTTCCTGCAGCATACCACATCGTTTACCACGCAAACAGGCGACTATTCAGACATCCGCTTTTCCATAGGAGTACCGCGGGCACTGAATCACAGCGATCCTACAATGGCCCCTTATCCGCTGGATGTCGGGAATGCAGACATGTTTTGGGAATGGAACTCCGGATATATCTTTTTTCTGGCAGAAGGAAGAAGCCCAGTGGCAGAAGACAGTCTGCTGCACCTGGCCATAGGCGGCGATGCACGTATTATGCCTATCAGTTTCGGAGACATATTCAATGCGGTACCTTTGATTCAGGTGAAGGAAAATACCCTGACACGGATTTATGTTAAGCTGGATATAAATAAACTGTTTGTAAATCCGGATAACCAGCCGTATTCGTTCAGGCTGGCAGAAGCTTCTGTGGTTCATAACGGCAGGTATGCAGATCTGTTGCGCCTCAACATCCTGCAGGCGCTGGAGTTTGTTTCTGTGGAATCTATACCGTTGAAATAG
- a CDS encoding cytochrome-c peroxidase — MSEHIAFLSPAYFFVSSQTLYEDMNLSIRVFLILTSVLFCCSAVYNITEKPYVLNIPEGFPQPYIPEDNALTYARIELGKKLFYDTLLSSDRSVSCSSCHLQTMGFTDGKTLSTGVNQRVSDRNGMPLINLAWSNAFFWDGGVPSLELQVLKPLTSPNEMNLPVQEAVNRLNADHVYKKLFKKAYGTNPDAASLFKAIASFERTLISADTKFDAYFYKKDPAAFNESELRGYKLFFGGDKVHCGSCHSGINLTNNSFQNNGLYMEYSDQGRYRITGKESDKGKFKVPTLRNIALTAPYMHDGSLKTLEEVIDHYNTGGISHPNKSEHVHIHKGMKLNTQDKKDLVSFLHTLTDMTFITNKAFRPE; from the coding sequence ATGAGCGAACATATTGCTTTTTTATCACCTGCGTACTTTTTCGTATCTTCACAAACTCTTTATGAAGACATGAACCTTTCTATCCGCGTTTTCTTAATCCTTACGAGTGTGCTGTTTTGCTGCTCTGCAGTATATAACATAACAGAAAAGCCGTATGTATTAAACATCCCGGAAGGATTCCCGCAGCCTTATATTCCGGAAGATAATGCGCTCACCTATGCCCGGATCGAATTAGGTAAAAAGTTGTTCTATGACACCCTTTTATCTTCAGACCGTTCTGTTTCGTGTTCCTCCTGTCACCTGCAAACAATGGGGTTTACCGATGGTAAAACGTTAAGCACAGGGGTGAATCAACGGGTAAGCGACCGCAACGGAATGCCTTTGATCAACCTTGCCTGGTCCAATGCCTTTTTCTGGGACGGCGGTGTACCGAGCCTGGAACTGCAGGTGTTGAAACCCCTCACCAGTCCGAATGAAATGAATCTGCCGGTGCAGGAAGCCGTAAACCGGCTGAATGCAGATCATGTATACAAAAAGCTTTTCAAAAAAGCCTATGGAACGAATCCGGATGCTGCCAGTTTGTTCAAGGCAATTGCTTCATTTGAACGTACGCTCATAAGTGCAGATACAAAGTTCGATGCGTACTTTTATAAAAAAGATCCGGCTGCTTTTAATGAATCTGAACTGCGCGGGTATAAATTATTTTTTGGTGGTGATAAGGTTCACTGTGGTTCCTGCCATTCAGGAATTAACCTGACCAACAACAGTTTTCAGAATAACGGTTTGTATATGGAATACAGTGATCAGGGCAGATACCGGATCACCGGAAAAGAAAGTGATAAAGGGAAATTTAAAGTGCCAACACTTCGCAACATTGCTTTAACAGCGCCTTACATGCACGATGGCAGCCTGAAGACACTCGAAGAAGTGATTGATCATTATAATACAGGGGGAATTTCTCATCCAAATAAATCAGAACATGTGCATATTCATAAAGGCATGAAGTTAAACACGCAGGATAAAAAAGACCTGGTCAGTTTTCTGCATACGCTTACAGATATGACGTTTATTACCAATAAAGCTTTTCGTCCGGAATAA
- a CDS encoding polyprenyl synthetase family protein, whose product MSEIRLDDIRNVVKDDMKDFEKKFRDSMKSKVMLLDKIMSYIVKRNGKQMRPMFVFLSAHLAGNVNDSTQRGAALIELLHTATLVHDDVVDDSDYRRGMFSINALWKNKIAVLVGDYLLSKGLLLSINHGDFHLLKIVSNAVREMSEGELLQIEKARNLNINEEIYFEIIRQKTASLIASCCAVGVSSTGADEALVERAKMFGEKIGMAFQVKDDLFDYETSEMIGKPVGIDIKERKMTLPLIYALNKASWLEKKRIMFIIKNQTHKSAKVKEVLQFVRESGGIEYTRTVMENFREEAYGFLEEFQDSVYKKALRDLVDYTIARKH is encoded by the coding sequence ATGTCTGAAATACGCTTAGATGATATAAGAAATGTTGTGAAAGACGACATGAAGGACTTCGAAAAGAAGTTCCGTGATTCAATGAAATCCAAAGTGATGCTGTTGGATAAGATTATGTCGTATATCGTAAAGCGCAACGGCAAGCAAATGCGGCCAATGTTTGTATTTTTATCCGCTCATCTGGCAGGGAATGTAAACGACTCAACACAACGCGGCGCCGCGCTCATCGAATTATTGCATACAGCAACGCTTGTGCACGACGATGTGGTAGATGATTCAGATTACCGTCGCGGAATGTTCTCTATTAACGCACTCTGGAAAAATAAGATCGCTGTTTTGGTAGGCGATTATCTGTTATCAAAAGGTCTTTTGTTATCAATCAATCACGGCGATTTCCATCTGCTGAAAATTGTATCCAATGCGGTACGTGAAATGAGTGAAGGTGAGTTGCTGCAGATTGAAAAAGCCCGTAACCTGAATATTAACGAAGAGATCTATTTTGAAATTATCCGTCAGAAGACCGCTTCGCTGATTGCCTCCTGCTGTGCTGTAGGTGTTTCTTCTACCGGTGCAGATGAAGCATTGGTAGAGCGTGCAAAAATGTTCGGGGAAAAAATCGGCATGGCGTTTCAGGTGAAAGATGATCTGTTTGATTATGAAACATCTGAAATGATCGGTAAACCGGTAGGTATCGACATTAAAGAACGCAAGATGACGCTTCCATTGATTTATGCCTTGAATAAGGCAAGCTGGCTGGAGAAAAAACGGATCATGTTTATTATCAAAAATCAAACGCATAAATCGGCAAAGGTAAAAGAAGTGCTGCAGTTTGTGCGTGAGTCCGGGGGCATTGAATACACACGCACGGTAATGGAAAATTTCAGAGAAGAAGCTTACGGATTTTTAGAAGAATTTCAGGATTCCGTATATAAAAAAGCGCTGCGTGACCTGGTAGATTATACTATTGCGCGCAAACACTAG
- a CDS encoding YajQ family cyclic di-GMP-binding protein, with translation MPSFDIVSKVDPQTLDNALNVARKEITTRYDFRDSKTEIDLDKKASIIKVTTENSMRMNAIVDIVITRMAKQGIDAKALDMSKEEYASGPMVKRELPVKNGIDKESCKKIIKIIKDSGSKVTPAQMDDLIRVTGKKIDDLQEIIALLRSKDVGVALQFINMK, from the coding sequence ATGCCTTCTTTTGATATCGTAAGTAAAGTTGATCCGCAAACCCTTGATAATGCCTTAAATGTAGCCCGCAAGGAGATCACAACGCGGTATGATTTCCGTGATTCAAAAACGGAAATAGATCTGGACAAAAAAGCATCGATCATCAAGGTTACAACCGAGAACAGCATGCGTATGAATGCCATCGTGGATATTGTCATTACACGTATGGCAAAGCAGGGAATTGATGCCAAAGCATTGGATATGTCAAAGGAAGAATATGCTTCCGGACCTATGGTAAAGCGTGAGCTGCCTGTAAAGAATGGTATCGATAAAGAAAGCTGCAAAAAAATAATCAAGATTATTAAAGACTCGGGCTCAAAGGTAACACCTGCGCAAATGGATGATTTAATTCGTGTTACAGGTAAAAAGATTGATGACCTGCAGGAGATTATTGCTCTTTTGCGCTCCAAGGATGTAGGGGTAGCGTTACAGTTTATCAATATGAAATAA